The following proteins are encoded in a genomic region of bacterium:
- a CDS encoding gfo/Idh/MocA family oxidoreductase, producing the protein GGSVYDNNKKRIKQFPGDGGGQHQANFIDAVRSRRVEDLRADIEQGHITSAVCHLANIAHRIGRNADVEEIKAAVKDAGSEAQAAVESVIEHLLRNEVDLKKEPLTLGPWLAWDAEDERCVGPFARKANKYLSRKKYRKPFVIPKNV; encoded by the coding sequence CGGCGGTTCTGTATATGACAACAATAAGAAACGGATCAAGCAGTTCCCCGGCGACGGCGGCGGCCAGCATCAGGCCAATTTCATCGATGCGGTGCGCAGCCGCAGAGTAGAAGACTTGCGAGCGGACATCGAACAGGGACATATCACCTCGGCCGTATGCCACCTGGCCAACATCGCTCATCGTATCGGCCGGAACGCTGATGTGGAAGAGATCAAGGCCGCGGTCAAGGACGCGGGGAGCGAAGCGCAGGCAGCCGTGGAGAGCGTCATCGAACATCTGCTGCGCAATGAAGTGGATTTGAAAAAGGAGCCGTTGACTCTCGGACCCTGGCTTGCCTGGGATGCGGAAGACGAGCGGTGCGTCGGCCCTTTTGCCCGTAAGGCCAACAAATACCTGTCGAGGAAAAAATACCGTAAACCTTTTGTCATTCCTAAGAACGTTTAA
- a CDS encoding DUF1080 domain-containing protein: MNRIKICSVMMATLLMVSAIAARPADINQLTDEEKQQGWRLLFNGVDLSGWMTLAGDSLTEGMWQVQDGALTVLGGHEEGCDIITRDVFTDFELTLEVKLTRGANSGIKYFIQPACSVGFEYQVLDDEVNPDAKRGRNGNRRFASLYDLLPAKNTKPKPIGEWNQVRLVVKGNHIEHWLNGNKVLEFDRDGKKFRQAFKKSKFRAVKDFSSRQQGHLFLQDHGCQVSYRNIKLRAL, from the coding sequence ATGAACAGAATCAAAATATGCAGTGTTATGATGGCCACGTTGCTGATGGTGTCCGCAATCGCCGCCCGGCCGGCTGACATCAATCAACTGACCGACGAGGAGAAACAGCAGGGCTGGAGACTCTTGTTCAACGGCGTGGATCTGAGCGGCTGGATGACCCTGGCCGGGGACAGTCTGACCGAAGGCATGTGGCAGGTGCAGGATGGCGCTCTAACCGTTCTCGGCGGCCACGAGGAGGGGTGCGATATCATTACCCGCGACGTATTCACCGATTTTGAACTGACCCTGGAGGTGAAATTGACCCGCGGCGCCAACAGCGGCATCAAGTATTTTATCCAGCCGGCCTGCAGCGTCGGTTTCGAATATCAGGTTCTGGACGACGAAGTGAACCCAGACGCCAAACGGGGCCGGAACGGCAACCGCCGCTTTGCCTCGCTGTACGACCTGCTTCCTGCCAAAAATACCAAGCCGAAACCCATCGGGGAGTGGAATCAGGTTCGTCTGGTGGTCAAAGGCAATCATATCGAGCACTGGCTCAATGGTAACAAAGTATTGGAATTCGACCGCGACGGAAAAAAGTTCCGCCAGGCATTCAAAAAGAGCAAGTTCCGAGCCGTGAAGGATTTCAGCAGCCGTCAGCAAGGCCATCTTTTTTTACAGGATCACGGCTGTCAGGTCAGTTACCGGAACATCAAACTGCGCGCTCTTTAG